A genomic stretch from Caloenas nicobarica isolate bCalNic1 chromosome 3, bCalNic1.hap1, whole genome shotgun sequence includes:
- the ZC2HC1B gene encoding zinc finger C2HC domain-containing protein 1B, translating into MSRVPGMELNEATARSQDLIPCTTCGRRFAQDVLLRHDPICKKVFNKKRKPFNSLKQRLQGTEITTVSRQLPQKNQPQKKSNWRQHHEDFINAIRSAKQVTKALKEGRPLPPPPPPSINPDYIQCPHCSRRFNEAAAQRHIKFCEEQAIRRAFAAKTTRQALGKQPMAQRKPPTLTPAVLSLQKRVQEGAHTDKPKPGTSPGILQKTRKASVVPLGKKVSGESGSQMRNRR; encoded by the exons ATGAGTCGGGTACCAGGAATGGAGTTAAATGAAGCAA CTGCCCGAAGTCAAGATCTGATTCCTTGTACAACCTGTGGAAGACGTTTCGCCCAAGATGTTCTG CTGAGACATGATCCAATATGCAAGAAAGTCTTCAACAAGAAGCGCAAGCCCTTCAACTCTTTGAAACAGAGACTGCAGGGAACAGAAATCACCACTGTGAGCAGGCAGCTCCCACAAAAG AATCAGCCACAGAAAAAATCTAACTGGAGGCAGCACCATGAGGATTTTATTAATGCTATTAGATCAGCCAAGCAAGTCACAAAAGCTCTGAAGGAGGGCCGACCccttccacctcctcccccaCCAAGCATCAATCCAG ACTATATCCAGTGCCCACACTGCTCAAGAAGATTTAAtgaggctgcagcacagaggcaCATAAAGTTTTGTGAAGAACAAGCTATCCGCCGTGCCTTCGCTGCTAAGACCACCAGACAGGCTTTG GGCAAGCAACCAATGGCTCAGAGGAAACCCCCAACCTTAACACCTGCTGTGTTATCACTTCAGAAGAGAGTACAAGAAGGTGCCCATACAGACAAACCTAAGCCAG gGACCTCTCCGGGAATactgcagaaaaccagaaaagcttCAGTCGTACCTCTTGGAAAAAAGGTTTCAGGAGAGTCTGG ATCGCAAATGCGCAACAGAAGATAA
- the LTV1 gene encoding protein LTV1 homolog, protein MPHRKKKPFIDKKKAVTFHLVHRSQRDPLAADDTAPQRVLLPRQKGHEEQRREEQRKYGVFFDDDYDYLQHLKEASGPSELVPSVRGQQSRIVVTSEGHIEDEIQRVPAPSIKLPSSVFATEFEEVVGLLNKAAPVSGPRLDFDPDIVAALDDDFDFDNPENILEDDFVLQANEPQKGGSDAEDEDEWEDVEDDSDEKDSCSNGNDYDSSGPLSDDGFNGQTKEFLFMQEETRSRFTEYSMTSSVMRRNEQLTLLDDRFEKFFEQFDEDEIGALDNVELEGYINTDNARLQEVLNDYFKEKAKDCVKLDALEPCEDVDSPVNEESEEEKEEIITVVIEEPKEKWDCESILSTYSNLYNHPTLIKEPSKPKPIKISQKTGIPLHILPQKGLTAKQIERMQMINSSDLPKASTQPRSKDESKEDRKARKQAIKEERKERRMEKKANKLAFKVEKTRQEKELLNLKQNVQGLKLS, encoded by the exons Atg cctcacaggaaaaagaaaccctTCATAGACAAGAAGAAAGCGGTAACGTTTCACTTAGTGCACAGAAGTCAGAGGGATCCACTTGCTGCTGATGATACTGCACCCCAGAGAGTTCTGCTTCCCAGACAAAAA GGCCATGAGGAGCaaaggagggaagagcagcggAAGTATGGAGTCTTCTTTGATGATGACTATGACTATTTGCAGCATCTGAAAGAAGCCTCTGGTCCTTCTGAGCTTGTCCCTTCTGTGCGTggacagcaaagcagaattgTTGTCACAAGTGAGGGGCACATAGAAGATGAAATTCAGCGAGTTCCA gCTCCATCTATTAAGTTGCCTTCTTCAGTATTTGCCACAGAGTTTGAAGAGGTTGTGGGCTTGTTGAATAAAGCTGCTCCTGTTTCAG GACCACGGCTAGATTTTGATCCTGATATTGTTGCAGCTCTTGATGATGATTTTGACTTTGACAATCCAGAAAATATCCTGGAAGATGATTTTGTTCTGCAAGCAAATGAACCACAGAAAGG GGGATCAGATGCTGAGGATGAAGATGAATGGGAAGATGTGGAGGATGACAGTGATGAAAAGGATAGTTGCAGTAATGGTAACGACTATGATTCAAGTGGTCCTTTATCAGATGATGGGTTTAATGGACAGACAAAAGAATTTCTTTTTATGCAAGAAGAAACCAGGAGTCGTTTCACAGAATATTCTATGACATCTTCAGTAATGAGAAGGAATGAGCAGTTAACCTTGTTGGATGACAGATTTGAGAAG ttttttgaACAATTTGATGAAGATGAAATTGGAGCCTTGGACAATGTGGAATTAGAAGGTTATATTAACACAGACAATGCTCGGCTGCAGGAGGTCCTAAACGATTACttcaaagagaaagcaaagga TTGTGTGAAATTGGATGCTCTTGAACCCTGTGAAGATGTAGACTCTCCTGTGAATGaagaaagtgaagaagaaaaagaagaaatcataaCTGTAGTTATTGAGGAACCAAAAGAAAAGTGGGATTGTGAATCCATTTTGA GTACATATTCAAACTTATATAATCACCCAACACTTATTAAGGAGCCATCAAAG CCCAAACCAATAAAAATTTCCCAGAAGACCGGAATTCCCCTACACATCTTGCCTCAGAAGGGTCTTACTGCTAAGCAGATTGAACGCATGCAAATGATTAACAGCAGTGACCTGCCGAAAGCATCAACGCAGCCCCGTTCCAAAGACGAGAGCAAAGAGGATCGCAAAGCTAGAAAACAGGCAATAAAAGAGGAGCGAAAG GAACGCAGAATGGAGAAGAAAGCCAACAAACTGGCCTTCAAAGTGGAGaaaacaaggcaagaaaaagagTTGCTCAATCTGAAACAAAACGTTCAAGGACTGAAACTGTCTTGA